In one Arachis duranensis cultivar V14167 chromosome 9, aradu.V14167.gnm2.J7QH, whole genome shotgun sequence genomic region, the following are encoded:
- the LOC107466176 gene encoding uncharacterized protein LOC107466176, whose amino-acid sequence MPLSIYVQLNLAPLKKSAARFALADKSVITVMGIAEDVLVAIKDLVFSIDFYILEMPPTESRSSSSVLLGRPFLKTSKFKLDAFTGIYSFGVGDKTIKFNLEEAMKHPPEEHSMLRCDMIDEVVAEVQEEDHEKLCYPTVEEMDDQEDEPEKVVKSELHELDGKEPHLETKSELKPLPSHLKYAFLEKNQRFPVIIASELSSEEEGKLLDVLKKHKKAIGWSLADIVGIDPRKCMHRIFLQDGAKPVRQPQRRLNPTILDVVKKEVTRLLDADIICPIFDNEWVSPVQVVPKKSGITTVKKDNGEMVTKRVQNAWRVCIDYRRLNAVTRKDHYPLPFIDQMLDRLAGKTHYCFLDGYTSYFQIHIAPEDQEKTTFTCPFGTFAYKRMPFGLCNAPATFQRCMMSVFSDLMENCLEVFMDDFSVYGTSFDYCLENLAKVLARCVDTNLVLNFEKCHFMVQQGILLGHVVSHEGISVDPAKVDVITTLPHPSSVREVRSFFGTCRILKALYQRLQQDCLAVITPTPKRCGF is encoded by the coding sequence ATGCCGCTGTCCATCTATGTACAGTTGAATTTAGCTCCATTGAAGAAGTCAGCGGCGAGGTTTGCCTTAGCCgataaaagtgtgatcacagTAATGGGAATAGCTGAAGATGTACTCGTGGCAATTAAGGATTTGGTTTTTTCGATTGACTTTTACATCCTTGAGATGCCTCCAACGGAAAGTAGAAGCTCATCTTCCGTCctacttggtagaccctttcTCAAAACCTCCAAATTCAAGTTGGATGCCTTCACCGGTATATATTCTTTTGGGGTTGGAGACAAGACTATCAAGTTCAATTTAGAGGAAGCCATGAAACATCCTCCTGAAGAACACTCCATGCTCCGATGTGATATGATTGATGAAGTGGTAGCGGAAGTGCAAGAAGAGGATCATGAAAAATTGTGCTACCCCACTGTTGAGGAGATGGATGACCAAGAGGATGAACCTGAAAAAGTTGTCAAGAGTGAACTCCATGAGCTTGATGGAAAGGAACCTCATCTTGAGACAAAAAGTGAATTGAAACCCCTTCCATCTCATTTGAAGTATGCTTTCTTAGAGAAAAACCAAAGATTTCCGGTCATTATTGCTAGTGAGCTCTCAAGTGAAGAAGAGGGGAAGCTCCTAGATGTTCTCAagaagcacaagaaagcaataGGATGGAGCCTAGCGGATATTGTGGGAATTGACCCCCGAAAGTGCATGCATAGGATATTTCTCCAAGATGGAGCCAAGCCAGTTAGGCAACCGCAAAGGAGACTCAACCCCACCATCCTCGACGTAGTGAAGAAAGAGGTTACCCGACTACTGGATGCGGATATCATATGCCCTATTTTCGACAATGAGTGGGTAAGCCCGgttcaagttgtccccaagaagtcGGGCATCACAACGGTCAAGAAGGACAACGGAGAAATGGTCACTAAAAGAGTACAAAATGCGTGGCGAGtatgtattgactatagaagatTGAATGCCGTCACACGAAAGGACCATTACCCCTTACCCTTCATCGATCAGATGTTAGACCGCTTGGCAGGTAAAACTCATTACTGCTTTCTTGATGGATATACTAGCTACTTCCAGATACATATtgctcctgaagatcaggagAAGACCACGTTTACTTGTCCATTCGGCACCTTTGCCTAtaaaaggatgccatttggactaTGTAACGCACCTGCtacttttcagaggtgcatgatgagtgTCTTCTCCGATCTAATGGAGAATTGtctggaagtctttatggacGACTTCAGCGTTTATGGTACTTCATTCGATTATTGCTTAGAGAACTTGGCCAAGGTCCTTGCTAGATGTGTTGACaccaaccttgttttaaattttgaaaaatgtcactttatggtacaACAAGGTATACTGTTAGGACATGTAGTATCTCATGAAGGCATTTCTGTGGACCCGGCCAAGGTCGATGTTATCACTACTCTGCCTCACCCCTCATCCGTGAGGGAGGTTCGCTCGTTttttgggacatgcaggattctaaaGGCGCTTTATCAAAGACTTCAGCAAGATTGCCTTGCCGTTATCACGCCTACTCCAAAAAGATGTGGATTTTGA